The following are from one region of the Actinoplanes sp. L3-i22 genome:
- a CDS encoding lytic polysaccharide monooxygenase, whose translation MHNVVRKKFLISALIAALTAALVVLIAPGSPAEAHGNVLSPASRNYGCFERWGDNFQAPEMATEDPMCYQAWQADPQAMWNWNGLYREGVAGDHQGAIPDGQLCSAGRTQNGRYAAMDTIGDWKATNLANSFTLNLFDGARHGADYIRVYVTKPSYNPITTALKWSDLDLVKEVPNTPAAQWTEQLSNGVQMDIPVSVSGRSGRAMVYTIWQASHLDQSYYFCSDVNFGGTSSPTPSASTTTSPSTSPSTSPSASTSPSTSTPPVTGACSAAVAVASQWSGAYQATVTVTAGNAAVKGWAVTLTYGAAQTVQQSWSATVLTSGNQIQATNAAYNGALSAGGSTTFGFIAAGTPSTPTIACSAV comes from the coding sequence ATGCACAACGTCGTACGCAAAAAGTTCTTGATCTCCGCTCTGATCGCGGCCCTGACCGCGGCCCTCGTCGTGCTGATCGCGCCGGGTTCCCCCGCCGAGGCGCACGGCAACGTCCTCAGCCCGGCGTCGCGCAACTACGGCTGTTTCGAGCGCTGGGGCGACAATTTCCAGGCGCCGGAGATGGCCACCGAGGATCCGATGTGTTACCAGGCCTGGCAGGCCGATCCGCAGGCGATGTGGAACTGGAACGGCCTCTACCGCGAGGGCGTCGCCGGTGATCACCAGGGCGCCATCCCGGACGGGCAGCTGTGCAGCGCCGGGCGGACCCAGAACGGCCGGTACGCCGCGATGGACACGATCGGCGACTGGAAGGCCACCAACCTCGCCAACTCGTTCACCCTGAATCTGTTCGACGGGGCGCGGCACGGCGCGGACTACATCCGGGTGTACGTCACCAAGCCGTCCTACAACCCGATCACGACCGCACTGAAGTGGTCCGACCTGGACCTGGTCAAGGAGGTGCCGAACACGCCGGCCGCGCAGTGGACCGAGCAGCTCAGCAACGGGGTGCAGATGGACATCCCGGTGAGCGTCTCCGGGCGATCCGGGCGGGCGATGGTCTACACCATCTGGCAGGCCAGCCACCTGGACCAGTCGTACTACTTCTGCAGTGACGTGAACTTCGGCGGGACCTCCTCGCCGACGCCGTCGGCCTCGACCACCACGTCGCCGTCCACCTCGCCGTCCACCTCACCGTCGGCCTCGACCTCGCCGAGCACCTCCACTCCCCCGGTGACCGGGGCGTGCAGCGCGGCCGTCGCGGTGGCCTCCCAGTGGTCCGGCGCCTACCAGGCGACGGTCACGGTGACCGCGGGGAACGCGGCGGTCAAGGGCTGGGCGGTGACGCTGACCTACGGGGCGGCGCAGACCGTCCAGCAGTCGTGGAGCGCGACGGTGCTGACCAGCGGGAACCAGATACAGGCGACCAACGCGGCGTACAACGGGGCGCTGTCCGCCGGGGGCTCCACCACCTTCGGCTTCATCGCCGCCGGGACGCCGAGCACGCCCACGATCGCCTGCTCCGCGGTCTGA
- a CDS encoding DUF2087 domain-containing protein, producing MSAEAARAAELLTQLSNPVRLRAFAGLVARGAEGFSITEMSFLLDMTKPEAGEALGRLAGLGLASGSGDGYYRAKPEVLREAAQALVGTLPIAPLLKEYPQLKGYFTHGYLTSLPPTLSERYEQIAELLARFLAVDGVLTEDEVNKRIAVVAEDVAAVRRMLVETGWLERDRAGTTYGSGRIFVPAG from the coding sequence ATGTCCGCCGAAGCGGCTCGCGCCGCCGAGCTCCTCACGCAGCTGTCCAACCCCGTCCGCCTGCGGGCCTTCGCCGGTCTGGTGGCCCGCGGCGCGGAGGGGTTCTCGATCACCGAGATGTCGTTCCTGCTGGACATGACGAAGCCGGAGGCCGGCGAGGCGCTCGGCCGGCTGGCCGGGCTGGGGCTGGCCAGCGGCAGCGGCGACGGGTATTACCGGGCCAAGCCGGAGGTGCTGCGCGAGGCCGCCCAGGCGCTGGTCGGCACCCTGCCGATCGCCCCGCTGCTGAAGGAATATCCGCAGCTCAAGGGCTACTTCACGCACGGCTACCTGACCAGCCTGCCGCCGACGCTGAGCGAGCGGTACGAGCAGATCGCCGAGCTGCTGGCCCGGTTCCTGGCGGTCGACGGCGTGCTCACCGAGGACGAGGTGAACAAGCGCATCGCCGTGGTCGCCGAGGACGTCGCCGCGGTCCGCCGGATGCTGGTCGAGACCGGCTGGCTGGAACGCGACCGGGCCGGCACCACCTACGGCTCAGGCCGGATCTTCGTCCCCGCCGGCTGA
- a CDS encoding helix-turn-helix transcriptional regulator has translation MIEFRIGLADLASASFACSPLQEAALSLRMWTHPGCYAEQTTWFRGMRAEFDELAGRELLVSLVASNRWLPDLLTPRPATTWPVFADELERLRATPPELVRPDLERTYLPHDGALPALLTAGLDDPVALLGRIADALAEYWERCLAPQWWPRARSVLRADLVHRARILAEGGADALFADLAQRLRWHDGVLTIRWDRRPPVEPSQVDVNGRGLVLTPTCFAHGAITAIDPGPRPWIMYPARGLATMTENRRPPPAFPALRRLLGEPRARLLTLLDEPSSTTELARRLDVTPGAVSQHLRVLHEARLVDRARHGRMVVYSRSALGDELRGPASAGGDEDPA, from the coding sequence ATGATCGAGTTCCGGATCGGCCTGGCCGACCTCGCGTCGGCGTCGTTCGCCTGCTCCCCGTTGCAGGAGGCGGCGCTGAGCCTGCGCATGTGGACCCATCCCGGCTGCTACGCCGAGCAGACGACGTGGTTCCGGGGCATGCGCGCGGAGTTCGACGAGCTGGCCGGCCGGGAGCTGCTGGTGTCGCTGGTCGCGTCGAACCGGTGGCTCCCCGATCTGCTCACGCCGCGCCCGGCGACCACCTGGCCGGTGTTCGCCGACGAGCTGGAGCGGCTCCGCGCCACCCCGCCCGAGCTGGTCCGCCCGGACCTGGAACGGACCTACCTGCCACACGACGGGGCGCTGCCGGCGCTGCTCACGGCGGGGCTGGACGACCCGGTCGCGCTGCTCGGGCGGATCGCGGACGCGCTGGCCGAGTACTGGGAGCGCTGCCTGGCCCCGCAGTGGTGGCCGCGGGCCCGCTCGGTGCTGCGGGCGGATCTGGTCCACCGGGCGCGGATCCTGGCCGAGGGCGGCGCCGACGCGCTCTTCGCCGACCTGGCCCAGCGGCTGCGGTGGCACGACGGGGTGCTGACGATCCGCTGGGACCGGCGGCCGCCGGTCGAGCCGAGCCAGGTCGACGTGAACGGCCGCGGGCTGGTGCTGACCCCGACCTGCTTCGCGCACGGCGCGATCACCGCGATCGACCCCGGGCCGCGGCCGTGGATCATGTATCCGGCGCGCGGCCTGGCCACGATGACCGAGAACCGGCGGCCGCCACCGGCGTTCCCGGCGTTGCGGCGGCTGCTCGGCGAGCCCCGGGCCCGGCTGCTGACGCTGCTGGACGAGCCCTCGTCCACCACCGAGCTGGCCCGCCGGCTGGACGTCACGCCCGGCGCGGTCAGCCAGCACCTGCGCGTCCTGCACGAGGCCCGGCTGGTGGACCGGGCCCGGCACGGGCGGATGGTCGTCTACTCCCGCAGCGCGCTCGGTGACGAGTTGCGCGGCCCGGCGTCAGCCGGCGGGGACGAAGATCCGGCCTGA
- a CDS encoding MFS transporter yields MTSMVAERRLLHPDPVVRRLSWMVLVNTVGNGMFMTASALYFTRFVGLGAGQVGLGLTVAGVCGVAASIPAGRAADRWGSRRVLRTLCVVQAAGMTAYVLVHSFAAFLAVVCLEVIADRAASTARNTLYADALPADTRVTARAYLRAVTNVGIGAGAALAAIALQVDTRPAYLAVILGDAVTYLAVAVILRWIPATPARVHARTGESRRGALSDRPYLLVTALNGVLSLQFAVLTIGIPLWIVRETAAPHALVGATLLLNTVLVVVFQVRAARAARDVRQAARACRIAGLLLAGYCLVVAVSHGLPAVPASVVLLLAVALGTAGEVLSQAGAWLLSYDLAADHATGAYQGVFNAGTSAGLMIAPVVVTGTAIDHAPWGWAVPAALFALSGLAMVPAVRWAARRRTLAAAHR; encoded by the coding sequence ATGACATCGATGGTTGCCGAACGCCGCCTGCTGCACCCCGACCCGGTGGTCCGCCGGCTGTCCTGGATGGTGCTGGTCAACACGGTCGGCAACGGCATGTTCATGACCGCGTCGGCGCTCTACTTCACCCGGTTCGTGGGGCTCGGCGCCGGCCAGGTCGGCCTGGGCCTGACGGTGGCCGGGGTGTGCGGCGTGGCGGCGAGCATCCCGGCCGGGCGGGCCGCGGACCGCTGGGGCAGCCGCCGGGTGCTGCGCACGCTCTGCGTCGTGCAGGCGGCCGGCATGACCGCGTACGTCCTGGTGCACAGTTTCGCGGCGTTCCTGGCGGTGGTCTGTCTGGAGGTGATCGCGGACCGGGCCGCCTCGACCGCGCGCAACACCCTGTACGCCGACGCGCTGCCGGCCGACACCCGGGTGACCGCCCGGGCCTATCTGCGGGCGGTCACCAACGTCGGCATCGGCGCCGGCGCGGCCCTCGCCGCGATCGCCCTGCAGGTCGACACCCGGCCCGCCTACCTCGCGGTGATCCTCGGTGACGCGGTGACCTACCTGGCGGTGGCGGTGATCCTGCGGTGGATCCCGGCCACCCCGGCCCGCGTCCACGCCCGGACCGGGGAGTCCCGGCGCGGTGCGCTGTCGGACCGGCCCTACCTGCTGGTCACCGCGCTGAACGGGGTGCTGAGCCTGCAGTTCGCGGTGCTCACCATCGGCATCCCGCTGTGGATCGTGCGGGAGACCGCGGCCCCGCACGCCCTGGTCGGCGCGACGCTGCTGCTCAACACGGTGCTGGTGGTGGTCTTCCAGGTCCGCGCCGCGCGGGCCGCCCGGGACGTGCGGCAGGCGGCCCGGGCCTGCCGGATCGCCGGGCTGCTGCTGGCCGGGTACTGCCTGGTCGTCGCGGTCAGCCACGGCCTGCCGGCGGTTCCGGCGTCCGTGGTGCTGCTGCTCGCGGTGGCGCTCGGCACGGCCGGCGAGGTGCTCTCCCAGGCCGGTGCCTGGCTGCTCAGCTACGACCTGGCCGCCGACCACGCGACCGGCGCCTACCAGGGGGTCTTCAACGCGGGCACGTCCGCCGGCCTGATGATCGCCCCGGTGGTGGTGACCGGCACCGCGATCGATCACGCGCCCTGGGGCTGGGCGGTGCCGGCCGCGCTGTTCGCGCTGAGCGGCCTGGCCATGGTCCCCGCGGTCCGCTGGGCCGCCCGCCGCCGCACCCTGGCCGCCGCCCACCGGTGA
- a CDS encoding MFS transporter — protein sequence MSEVATLRRAGTGQLILLLAGSCLSVLGAVLIAPVLPRMTDHFAGVAGADVLVPIVLTVPALVIGLTAPFAGFIVDAVDRKRLLIAAMIGYAICGTAPLYLGSLPAIIGSRVLVGLCEAAIMTCCTTLIADYWSGRRRSRYLGLQTLLASVSATIFLGLGGAIGGSGWRAPFWLYTIALLLAVPMALLIWQPTRAADPDLSSDPASTGTAFAGSAVAAGPAGARRLPPLPWRALRTPCLVTLAGGIVFYALIVELSFVLDEVGVKATGTIGALSALMSLATALAAGSFARLSAKTPRQLLPIAFGLAAAGFLILAATASVPVITLGAVVTGAGTGLLLPTLLTWATNNLGFEERGRGTGLWTGALFIGEFLSPVLLNGLAAGVGGLRPAIGALGVATALLAVAVLRIVPKSAPALNVTSD from the coding sequence ATGTCCGAAGTCGCCACCCTGCGCCGCGCCGGGACCGGTCAACTGATCCTGCTGCTCGCCGGCAGCTGCCTGTCCGTCCTCGGCGCGGTCCTGATCGCGCCGGTCCTGCCGCGGATGACCGACCACTTCGCCGGGGTCGCCGGCGCGGACGTCCTGGTCCCGATCGTCCTCACGGTGCCGGCCCTGGTGATCGGCCTGACCGCGCCGTTCGCCGGGTTCATCGTGGACGCCGTGGACCGCAAGCGGCTGCTGATCGCCGCGATGATCGGGTACGCGATCTGCGGGACCGCGCCGCTCTACCTGGGGTCGCTGCCCGCGATCATCGGCAGCCGGGTCCTGGTCGGACTCTGCGAGGCCGCGATCATGACGTGCTGCACGACGCTGATCGCGGACTACTGGTCGGGGCGGCGGCGCAGCCGCTACCTGGGCCTGCAGACGCTGCTCGCCTCGGTCTCGGCGACGATCTTCCTCGGTCTCGGCGGCGCGATCGGCGGGTCCGGCTGGCGTGCGCCGTTCTGGCTCTACACGATCGCCCTGCTCCTGGCCGTCCCGATGGCCCTGCTGATCTGGCAGCCCACCCGCGCCGCCGACCCTGACCTGAGCAGCGACCCCGCCTCGACCGGCACCGCTTTCGCCGGCTCCGCTGTTGCCGCCGGCCCGGCCGGTGCGCGCCGGCTTCCGCCGCTCCCGTGGCGGGCGCTGCGGACGCCGTGCCTGGTCACGCTCGCCGGCGGCATCGTCTTCTACGCGCTGATCGTCGAGTTGTCCTTCGTGCTGGACGAGGTCGGGGTCAAGGCGACCGGCACGATCGGCGCGCTCAGCGCCCTGATGTCGCTGGCCACCGCGCTCGCCGCCGGCTCGTTCGCCAGGCTGTCGGCGAAGACCCCGCGGCAGTTGCTGCCGATCGCTTTCGGACTCGCCGCCGCCGGCTTCCTGATCCTCGCGGCCACCGCGTCGGTCCCGGTGATCACCCTCGGCGCGGTCGTCACCGGCGCCGGCACCGGCCTGCTCCTGCCCACGTTGCTGACCTGGGCCACCAACAACCTCGGCTTCGAGGAGCGCGGCCGGGGCACCGGCCTGTGGACCGGCGCCCTGTTCATCGGCGAGTTCCTCTCCCCGGTGCTGCTCAACGGCCTGGCCGCCGGCGTCGGCGGCCTGCGCCCGGCCATCGGCGCCCTGGGCGTCGCCACGGCGCTGCTGGCCGTCGCCGTCCTGCGGATCGTCCCGAAGTCCGCCCCCGCCCTCAACGTCACCAGCGACTGA
- a CDS encoding LysR family transcriptional regulator produces the protein MAVDRVLANLDLNLLVTLDTLLRERNVTRTSERLGVSQPAVSGALARLRRHFGDPLLTRVGNRYELTPLAARVAVLAGPALAGVRRVFDSTADFDPSQLDREFTLVISDYAATVLGPLLSRELGRLAPGVRLRLEQTTPYAVDHVADTLRAADGLVIPHGFVTGLPYLDLFEDRWVCIVSDDHPEVGDALTLEQLGTLPWVVVFDRPTAFAPAARQLRMLGIEARVDVVVDGFVQMPFLVTGTNRVALVQERLARLLAPVTGVRILDCPFDVVPVAEAFWWNPLYRNDPAHAWFRDLILSAADPLRHKAG, from the coding sequence ATGGCGGTGGACCGGGTGCTGGCCAATCTCGACCTGAATCTGCTGGTCACGCTCGACACCCTGCTGCGCGAGCGGAACGTGACCCGCACCTCGGAGCGGCTCGGCGTCAGCCAGCCGGCGGTCAGCGGCGCGCTCGCCCGGCTGCGCCGGCACTTCGGCGACCCGCTGCTCACCCGGGTCGGCAACCGGTACGAGCTGACCCCGCTCGCCGCCCGGGTGGCGGTGCTGGCCGGGCCGGCGCTGGCCGGGGTGCGCCGGGTCTTCGACTCGACCGCCGACTTCGACCCGTCCCAGCTGGACCGCGAGTTCACGCTGGTGATCTCGGACTACGCGGCGACGGTGCTCGGGCCGCTGCTGTCCCGGGAGCTCGGGCGGCTCGCGCCGGGCGTGCGGTTGCGGCTGGAGCAGACCACGCCGTACGCGGTCGACCACGTCGCCGACACGCTGCGCGCCGCGGACGGCCTGGTCATCCCGCACGGCTTCGTCACCGGGCTGCCCTATCTGGACCTGTTCGAGGACCGCTGGGTGTGCATCGTGTCCGACGACCACCCGGAGGTCGGGGACGCGCTGACCCTGGAGCAGCTCGGCACGCTGCCGTGGGTGGTGGTGTTCGACCGGCCGACCGCGTTCGCGCCGGCCGCCCGGCAGCTGCGGATGCTCGGCATCGAGGCGCGGGTGGACGTGGTGGTGGACGGGTTCGTGCAGATGCCGTTCCTGGTCACCGGGACGAACCGGGTGGCGCTCGTCCAGGAGCGGCTGGCCCGGCTGCTGGCGCCGGTCACCGGGGTGCGGATCCTGGACTGCCCGTTCGACGTGGTGCCGGTGGCCGAGGCGTTCTGGTGGAACCCGCTGTACCGCAACGACCCGGCCCACGCCTGGTTCCGCGACCTGATCCTGAGCGCGGCGGACCCACTGCGGCATAAGGCGGGCTGA
- a CDS encoding FAD-dependent monooxygenase — protein MPAVRNVLVVGGGAAGAAAAILLAEGGVAVDLVDAKPDVAALGSGITLQGNALRVLRELDVWDQVRAEGYAFDTLGLRAPDPAGTLLAELTDLRTGGPDLPATLGMYRPALARILLERAGEAGATVRFGTRPEALVQEGDAVTVTFNDHTTRRYDLVVGADGLRSWTRRAIGIDAEPGPVGMGIWRTFTRRPESITRTDLFYGGPAYIAGYCPTGPDSVYAYLVEGVRDRSGLSPAQTLATMRELSGAYHGPWDELREQLTDPSRVNYTAFESHVLDGPWHRGRAVVIGDAAHSCPPTLAQGAAQALEDASVLAELLLRDDAVTEDLWSEFTARRLPRATEVVEASLQLCRWLLDHERGDVPGLMARISHLVAEPA, from the coding sequence GTGCCAGCAGTTCGTAACGTTCTGGTCGTCGGTGGCGGTGCCGCCGGCGCCGCCGCCGCGATCCTGCTCGCCGAGGGTGGCGTCGCGGTCGACCTGGTCGACGCCAAGCCCGACGTCGCCGCGCTCGGCTCCGGGATCACGCTGCAGGGCAACGCCCTGCGGGTGCTGCGCGAGCTGGACGTCTGGGATCAGGTCCGGGCCGAGGGGTACGCGTTCGACACGCTCGGCCTGCGCGCCCCGGACCCGGCCGGCACGCTGCTCGCCGAGCTCACCGACCTCCGCACCGGCGGCCCGGACCTGCCGGCCACGCTCGGCATGTACCGCCCGGCGCTCGCCCGGATCCTGCTCGAGCGGGCCGGGGAGGCCGGCGCGACCGTCCGGTTCGGGACGCGGCCCGAGGCGCTGGTCCAGGAGGGCGACGCGGTCACGGTCACCTTCAACGATCACACCACGCGGAGGTACGACCTGGTGGTCGGCGCCGACGGCCTGCGCTCGTGGACCCGGCGCGCGATCGGGATCGACGCCGAGCCCGGGCCGGTCGGCATGGGCATCTGGCGAACCTTCACCCGTCGTCCGGAATCGATCACCCGGACCGACCTCTTCTACGGCGGCCCCGCGTACATCGCCGGGTACTGCCCGACCGGGCCGGACAGCGTCTACGCGTACCTGGTCGAGGGCGTGCGGGACCGGTCCGGCCTGAGCCCCGCGCAGACGCTCGCGACGATGCGGGAGCTGTCCGGGGCGTACCACGGGCCGTGGGACGAGCTCCGCGAGCAGCTGACCGATCCGAGCCGGGTCAACTACACGGCGTTCGAGAGTCACGTGCTCGACGGGCCGTGGCACCGGGGCCGGGCCGTGGTGATCGGCGACGCCGCGCACAGCTGCCCGCCGACCCTGGCCCAGGGCGCCGCCCAGGCCCTGGAGGACGCATCCGTGCTGGCTGAGCTGTTGCTCCGGGACGACGCGGTCACCGAGGACCTGTGGAGCGAGTTCACCGCGCGCCGCCTGCCGCGCGCCACCGAGGTCGTCGAGGCCTCCCTGCAACTGTGCCGCTGGCTCCTCGATCACGAGCGCGGCGACGTCCCCGGCCTGATGGCCCGGATCTCGCACCTCGTGGCCGAGCCCGCCTGA
- a CDS encoding VOC family protein: MNDERLITHLRHVDLAVPDYEKQLEFYTTMWGLDAETTDDGIAFLAAAGSPEQYSVRLRRAAEKRLDLIAFGAKDQADVNALAERLGRAGVTLVSEPGTLATPGGGYGFRFFDLDGRTVEVSCDVEARRHRKVAEGESVPVKLSHVVINSPNPEATVAFYDRHLNFALSDTLMHPRMGSMMWFLRTNRWHHSLAIARGPHVSLHHASFELRGIDEYLRGTGRLLRGGVEKVWGPGRHLAGNNTFSYFLDPHGNTIEYTTELEELDEDTWHPHLYDFSDPAVSDQWGTANPMNEFVAKQSFNDPDRGVFVAPPV, from the coding sequence ATGAACGACGAACGACTCATCACCCATCTGCGGCACGTGGACCTGGCCGTGCCGGACTACGAGAAGCAGCTGGAGTTCTACACGACGATGTGGGGGCTGGACGCCGAGACCACCGACGACGGGATCGCGTTCCTGGCCGCGGCCGGCTCGCCCGAGCAGTACTCGGTGCGCCTGCGCAGAGCCGCGGAGAAGCGACTGGATCTGATCGCGTTCGGCGCGAAGGACCAGGCCGACGTGAACGCGCTCGCCGAGCGGCTCGGCCGGGCCGGGGTCACGCTGGTCAGCGAGCCGGGCACGCTGGCTACGCCCGGCGGCGGGTACGGATTCCGCTTCTTCGACCTGGACGGCCGTACCGTCGAAGTGTCCTGTGATGTCGAAGCCCGCCGGCACCGCAAGGTGGCGGAGGGCGAGTCCGTCCCGGTCAAGCTCTCGCACGTGGTGATCAACTCGCCGAACCCGGAGGCGACCGTCGCCTTCTACGACCGGCACCTGAACTTCGCGCTGTCGGACACCCTGATGCATCCGCGGATGGGCTCGATGATGTGGTTCCTGCGGACCAACCGATGGCACCACAGCCTGGCGATCGCCCGCGGCCCGCACGTCTCGCTGCACCACGCGTCGTTCGAGCTGCGCGGCATCGACGAGTACCTGCGCGGCACCGGCCGGCTGCTGCGCGGCGGGGTCGAGAAGGTGTGGGGCCCGGGCCGGCACCTGGCCGGGAACAACACCTTCAGCTACTTCCTCGACCCGCACGGGAACACCATCGAGTACACCACCGAGCTGGAGGAACTCGACGAGGACACGTGGCACCCGCACCTCTACGACTTCTCCGACCCGGCCGTGAGTGATCAGTGGGGGACGGCGAACCCGATGAACGAGTTCGTCGCGAAGCAGTCGTTCAACGACCCCGACCGCGGCGTCTTCGTCGCCCCGCCGGTCTGA
- a CDS encoding fumarylacetoacetate hydrolase family protein: MRIISFRYGGQDRAGVLRDGLVFPFADDVTVPQVIEHGLVDVRRDGLPLAEVRLLAPLRPASIRDFVAFEEHVEGVRRSIDGAAGVPEAWYDAPTFYFTNPHAIYGPDDDVPFPAASVARDFELEVAAIAGPEQTIFGYTIFNDWSARDLQSREMKVGLGPAKGKDFASSLGPWIVTADELEPYKIDGFLDLRCVAEVNGVEVGRDLLSNMGWTFEAMLAYAARDSVVRPGDVLGSGTVGNGGCLAELWGRAGEQDPPPLRDGDVVTLTVEGIGSLTNRIISGQKGAEVSAARRRDPARARAERL; this comes from the coding sequence ATGAGGATCATTTCCTTCCGGTACGGGGGACAGGACCGCGCCGGCGTGCTCAGGGATGGTCTCGTCTTCCCGTTCGCCGACGACGTCACCGTGCCGCAGGTGATCGAACACGGTCTCGTCGACGTGCGGCGCGACGGCCTCCCGCTGGCCGAGGTCCGCCTGCTGGCGCCGCTGCGGCCGGCCTCGATCCGGGACTTCGTCGCGTTCGAGGAGCACGTCGAGGGCGTCCGGCGCAGCATCGACGGCGCGGCCGGGGTGCCCGAGGCCTGGTACGACGCGCCGACCTTCTACTTCACCAACCCGCACGCGATCTACGGCCCCGACGACGACGTGCCGTTCCCGGCCGCGTCCGTGGCGCGCGACTTCGAGCTGGAGGTCGCCGCGATCGCCGGGCCGGAGCAGACCATTTTCGGTTACACGATCTTCAACGACTGGTCGGCACGGGACCTGCAGAGCCGCGAGATGAAGGTCGGTCTCGGGCCGGCCAAGGGCAAGGACTTCGCGAGCAGTCTCGGGCCGTGGATCGTGACGGCGGATGAGCTGGAGCCGTACAAAATCGATGGTTTTCTTGATCTTCGGTGTGTGGCCGAGGTCAATGGCGTCGAGGTCGGGCGGGACCTGCTCAGCAACATGGGCTGGACGTTCGAGGCGATGCTCGCCTACGCCGCGCGGGACAGCGTGGTGCGGCCCGGGGACGTGCTCGGGTCGGGGACGGTCGGGAACGGCGGTTGCCTGGCCGAGCTGTGGGGCCGCGCCGGGGAGCAGGATCCGCCGCCGCTGCGGGACGGCGACGTGGTGACGCTGACCGTTGAGGGGATCGGCAGCCTGACGAATCGCATTATTTCTGGACAAAAAGGTGCGGAAGTTTCGGCCGCCCGGCGTCGGGATCCGGCACGAGCACGCGCAGAGAGGCTTTGA
- a CDS encoding S9 family peptidase → MFEYFPGNYVWNLGVVATLNSGGLIDEVDRACRPIRELGAQGADVGTREFMASWAAVAEDLATRAAADEAAGHLRTAGQKYLRATNYLAQAERMQSAKQPDRNVFYRRCLELQQKAFDLIDPATTRVAIPFEGALLPAYFTKASDGPAPVIIMFNGLDSTKEHMYSSGFPQEMAARGIATLMVDTPGSGEALRLLGLTSRVESEDWATACVDYLLTRDDVVAEKIGLVGWSLGGYYAPRAAAFEKRLALCVAWGANHDWGAVQKRRLEREGENPVPHYWDHVLWVWGETDLDTFVKKAEAVNLDGVVERITVPFLITHGENDRQIPLEYAHRSYRQAVNAPRRDLRIFTPAEGGAEHIGLDHFAHVRTYIADWIVDVFA, encoded by the coding sequence ATGTTCGAGTACTTCCCCGGCAACTACGTCTGGAACCTGGGCGTGGTCGCCACCCTGAATAGCGGCGGCCTGATCGACGAGGTCGACCGGGCCTGCCGCCCGATCCGGGAACTCGGAGCTCAAGGCGCGGACGTCGGTACCAGGGAGTTCATGGCCTCGTGGGCGGCGGTCGCCGAGGATCTGGCGACCCGGGCGGCCGCCGACGAGGCGGCCGGTCACCTGCGGACCGCCGGCCAGAAGTACCTGCGCGCGACGAACTACCTGGCCCAGGCGGAACGGATGCAGAGTGCCAAGCAGCCGGATCGGAACGTCTTCTACCGGCGCTGCCTGGAGCTGCAGCAGAAGGCGTTCGACCTGATCGACCCGGCGACGACCCGGGTGGCGATCCCGTTCGAGGGCGCGCTGCTGCCGGCGTACTTCACGAAGGCCTCGGACGGGCCGGCACCGGTGATCATCATGTTCAACGGGCTGGACTCGACCAAGGAGCACATGTACTCGTCGGGCTTTCCGCAGGAGATGGCCGCCCGCGGCATCGCCACGCTGATGGTCGACACCCCGGGCAGCGGCGAGGCGCTGCGGCTGCTCGGCCTGACCAGCCGGGTGGAGAGCGAGGACTGGGCCACGGCCTGCGTCGACTACCTGCTCACCCGCGATGACGTCGTTGCCGAAAAAATCGGACTTGTCGGGTGGTCGCTGGGTGGGTACTACGCGCCGCGGGCCGCCGCGTTCGAGAAGCGGCTCGCGCTCTGCGTCGCCTGGGGCGCCAACCACGACTGGGGCGCGGTGCAGAAGCGCCGGCTCGAGCGGGAGGGGGAGAACCCGGTCCCGCACTACTGGGACCACGTGCTCTGGGTGTGGGGCGAGACCGATCTCGACACCTTCGTCAAGAAGGCCGAGGCGGTGAACCTCGACGGGGTGGTCGAGCGGATCACGGTGCCGTTCCTGATCACGCACGGGGAGAACGACCGGCAGATCCCCCTGGAATACGCGCACCGGTCCTACCGGCAGGCGGTCAACGCACCGCGGCGGGACCTGCGGATCTTCACGCCGGCCGAGGGCGGGGCCGAGCACATCGGGCTGGACCACTTCGCGCACGTTCGGACGTACATCGCCGACTGGATCGTGGACGTGTTCGCATGA